In one Magnetococcales bacterium genomic region, the following are encoded:
- the rfbC gene encoding dTDP-4-dehydrorhamnose 3,5-epimerase, which yields MRFVPTPFHDAWIIEPTPFTDERGSFARAYCEREFQEKGLNTRWVQNNHSINHQRGTLRGLHYQSPPHEEIKIVRCLVGAVFDVIVDLRQESPTYLTWQGFELSDRNQHSLYVPAGFAHGFQTLTDGAELYYHMSCFYHPESATGVRWNDPKLNIAWPLGESHISDKDRNLPLLTNPHT from the coding sequence ATGCGTTTCGTCCCGACCCCATTTCACGATGCCTGGATCATCGAACCAACCCCTTTTACCGATGAGCGGGGGAGCTTTGCCAGGGCCTATTGTGAACGGGAATTTCAGGAAAAAGGGCTCAACACCCGCTGGGTGCAGAACAATCACTCCATCAACCATCAACGGGGTACCCTGAGGGGGCTCCACTATCAATCACCTCCCCATGAAGAGATCAAAATTGTTCGGTGCCTGGTGGGAGCGGTCTTTGATGTCATCGTGGATCTGCGCCAGGAATCTCCCACCTATCTCACCTGGCAGGGATTTGAACTTTCTGATCGTAATCAGCATTCCCTCTATGTTCCAGCGGGGTTTGCCCATGGGTTTCAGACCCTGACGGATGGTGCCGAACTTTATTATCACATGTCCTGTTTTTACCATCCTGAATCAGCCACAGGGGTGCGCTGGAACGATCCGAAATTGAATATTGCCTGGCCGTTGGGTGAATCCCATATTTCTGACAAAGACCGGAACCTGCCTTTATTGACAAACCCTCATACCTGA
- the rfbF gene encoding glucose-1-phosphate cytidylyltransferase gives MKAVILAGGLGTRISEETHLRPKPMVEIGGRPILWHILKIYAAHGIHDFIICCGYKGYVIKEYFSNYLMHMADVTFDLANNRSEIHHHTAEPWRVTLVDTGADTMTGGRIKRIKKYLGEDDFCLTYGDGVGDVDIRGLIAHHHAHSSLATVTAVRPSGRYGALEMEQDRVTRFREKPEQGESWINGGFFVLSPKVLDYIEGDATPWEGEPLTRLAREGQLSAYRHRGFWQAMDTLRDKKQLEALWLSDHPPWKVW, from the coding sequence ATGAAAGCGGTGATCCTGGCGGGGGGGCTTGGCACCCGCATCAGCGAAGAGACCCACCTGCGCCCCAAACCCATGGTGGAGATCGGTGGGCGACCCATTCTCTGGCATATCCTGAAAATTTATGCCGCCCACGGCATTCATGATTTTATCATCTGCTGTGGCTACAAGGGGTATGTGATCAAGGAATATTTTTCCAACTATCTGATGCATATGGCCGACGTCACCTTTGACCTGGCCAACAACCGCAGCGAAATCCATCACCACACCGCCGAACCCTGGCGAGTCACCCTGGTGGATACCGGGGCCGATACCATGACCGGTGGCCGGATCAAGCGGATAAAAAAATATCTTGGGGAGGATGATTTTTGCCTCACCTATGGGGATGGTGTGGGAGATGTGGATATCCGGGGGTTGATCGCTCACCACCACGCCCATTCCTCTCTCGCTACCGTGACCGCTGTCCGCCCCTCTGGCCGCTACGGCGCGTTGGAGATGGAGCAGGATCGGGTGACCCGCTTTCGGGAAAAACCGGAGCAGGGGGAGAGTTGGATCAACGGCGGTTTTTTTGTCCTCTCCCCCAAGGTGTTGGACTATATCGAAGGAGACGCCACCCCCTGGGAGGGAGAGCCCCTCACCCGCCTGGCTCGGGAGGGGCAACTCTCAGCCTATCGCCACCGGGGATTTTGGCAGGCGATGGATACTTTGCGGGATAAAAAACAGCTGGAAGCGCTCTGGCTATCGGATCATCCCCCCTGGAAGGTGTGGTGA
- a CDS encoding acetyltransferase — translation MNDLSSGSEIHRPYCIWGALGHAKVLAESLAEQGRQPVAVFDNNPEAISPFEGVPLFVGKAGFLHWRESWQGGCDFVVAIGGHRGRDRVELGQFLSSHGLTPLTVHHPTAYLSPSADIAPGCQLLMQSAVGVECVLAQGCIINSRASVDHESILAQGVHVAPGATLAGLVRVGAYTLIGAGATILPRIVVGEGAIVGAGAVVTRDVPDQVVVAGNPARILDSATIRTLA, via the coding sequence ATGAACGATCTCTCCAGCGGTTCAGAAATCCATCGACCCTACTGTATCTGGGGGGCGCTGGGGCATGCCAAGGTGTTGGCCGAGTCTCTTGCAGAACAAGGCCGCCAACCGGTTGCTGTGTTTGATAACAATCCTGAAGCGATCTCCCCTTTTGAGGGTGTGCCTCTGTTTGTGGGCAAAGCAGGTTTTTTGCACTGGCGGGAGAGCTGGCAGGGGGGGTGTGATTTTGTGGTGGCCATCGGTGGTCATCGGGGGCGGGATCGGGTGGAGCTGGGGCAGTTTCTTTCCAGTCACGGATTAACCCCCCTCACGGTCCACCACCCCACCGCATATCTTTCTCCAAGCGCGGATATCGCCCCAGGGTGTCAATTGCTGATGCAGTCAGCGGTGGGGGTAGAATGTGTGTTGGCTCAAGGGTGCATCATCAACAGCCGGGCCTCGGTGGATCACGAATCCATATTGGCCCAGGGGGTTCATGTGGCTCCAGGGGCGACTCTGGCCGGATTGGTCCGGGTGGGGGCCTACACCCTGATCGGTGCGGGGGCGACCATTCTCCCCCGGATTGTGGTGGGTGAAGGAGCCATCGTCGGTGCGGGGGCGGTGGTCACCCGGGATGTGCCCGACCAGGTAGTGGTGGCAGGCAACCCGGCTCGTATTCTGGATTCGGCGACTATTCGTACTCTGGCTTAA